The Pandoraea vervacti DNA window ATACGCACTGGCCACGCTCAGGTCGATGATCGTTGCGCCGTCGTCGACCAGCGCACCGGCTCTCATGATGCCGCGCTCGCCGAGGCGATAGGATACCAATCGCATTGCGTTCTCCTTATTGCACTTCGTTCACTTCCGTGTAACGCCGTTCAGCAAAAGCGACAGCAAATGACGCAACGTCGAATCGACGTCGTCGGGGTCTGCCTTGCCCGCGCTCAATCGACTGATGCGACCCACGTCCACCATGACGTAGACCATGACGCCCAGCGCGGATTGGAAAAGCCAGTGGATCTCGGCCTCGCTGCGGTCCGGCAAAGCGATGCGCAACTGCTCGACAAATGCGATGGCGAGCGGATCGAGCATTTTTTGGACGATCCCCCGCTCGGCCGCGCCGGGGTCGTTGATCTCACGCGCCGCGATGATTCCGAAATGGGTTTCGTTTCCGGTCGCGCGCAAATTCAGCATCGGCAGCATCAGGGCTTTGAGAATCATTTCCAGTCGACGCTCGAGGTTCTCCTCCATCGTGGCTAATGCCAGCCCGGCCTTGCGCTGCTCGACCATCGCCGGCGTGCGCAGTTCGAAGATCGCTTGATACACCCCGAGCTTGCCGCCGAAGTGGTAACTCACGAGTCCCACAGGTACACCGGCATGCTGGGCGATATTCCGCAGCGATACGCCGTCGTAGCTCAGTTGCGCGAAAAGAGGCTCGGCCGCCGCGATGATGCGTGCTCTAGTGGTTCGTCGCTCGCCAGCCGCCAGCTTCGCGCTATCTGCATTCATGTATTGCTCCGTGGATAAGCCGTCGTCGCAGAACGTTGATCGTACCGCGGAAATTTTACAAATAGTTAATATATTTGTATACGTGGTAAACCTAGTTGGTCACTTGTTCAAATCGCGGAAAATCACCGTTGTCGGGCGCAATGTCGGGGCTATCCAATCGCCAGGCTCGATGCCCGGCCGGCGGGTATGTCCGGCGACAGAGGAGAGAGGAGCAACGATGAGTTCGAAAATACGCCGCGTCGTCAGTGGGCACGACGCCCGGGGGCGTTCGACCGTGCTATTTGACGGCTACGCGACGACCGTCAAGGAAATGGAATCCATGCCGGGACTGTTGCTGACCGATTTGTGGGAAACCGACACGTCGCCCGTCGACAACAGCGCGGACGTCGACGCCGCCGCGCGTCCGGTGAGATTGGAGCCTCCGGCCAACGGCTCGATCTTTCGGATGGTGGAGTTCCCGCCGGACAGTGCATGGCGCGGTAACTCGGACGCCGAGAAGGCATTTCTGTCGATCGGCGCGCCGAGCGCTCATCAGCGGGCATCGGGCGATCCGATGATGCACAAGACCGATACGATCGACTATCTGGTCGTCGTGAAGGGTGAGATCTACGCCATCCTCGACACTGGCGAAGTCCTGCTCAAACCCGGCGATGTGTTCGTGCAGCGCGGAACGGTGCACAGCTGGAGCGTGCGTGGCAACGAGCCGTGCCTGCTTGCTGCGATCCTGATCGATGCGCGTCCGGTTTAGAAACCCGCATGGCATTCCCCCTTCAGGCGCGAAAGGAACCCCGGTTGCGGCCGGTTCGGATAGTCTGAACCAGCGCCCCGAAGGCATTCTCACCATAACAAGGGAATGTGCGGCGGGGGCGCAGGGAAGACGTAAGGCAAGGGTGACAAGCACGGGTGACGAAATTTAACTCGCTGTATAAATAAGTACTCCTAATTTTAAAGATGGCGATGTCGTCATTCCGCCTTGTTCAGGCTTATTCGGCTTGAATCCGGCTCAATTCGGCTTATTCCGCCCTATTCGGGCTTATTGCGCCGCAACCCATGATCGCCCAACAGGCGATCCCGCCTTACGGAGTCCCTATGTCATTCCTTACCAGAATCAGGATCGGCACGCGTCTCGGCGCGGGCTTTGCCATTGTGTTGCTTCTGCTCGGCGCCATCGGCGGCATCGGACTGCTTCAGGCAACGCGCATCTTCGAGGGAACGCAAGTCATCGGCACGAACTGGTTGCCAAGCGTCGAGACGCTAGGCGACCTGCGCGATGCCGCTCAGGAAGTGCGGGGCACCTCGCTGCGCATGCTGCTTGCGACCGATCCCGCCGAGCGAGCATCGCTGCGCGAGCGTCACACGCAAATGATCGGCCAGTTTGCCAAGACGCTCGACGCGTATTCGAAGCTCGTCTCGTCGACTGAAGAGCGTCGGATATTCGAATCGATCAGCACCGCCTGGGCGAAATATCGCGAGGAGGATACGAAGGCGGAGGAACTCGCCAATTCGGCCGACGGCGGCGCCATCGACGCGCGCGCGTCGGCGTCAACGGCATCGACGCAATCGTTTCAGTCGGTGTTGGACGTCATTAATCAGGATGTCGCGCTCAATCGCGAGGGTTCGTCGGCGGAAGTCGCAGCGGCGAAGGTCGCTTACCAGACGGCGTTTGCCTGGGCGGTCGGCCTCATTGCCGTTGCCATTGCGCTTGGCGTGGCAATCGCGTTGGTGACTACCCGCTCGATCACGCGGCCCATTGCACGCGCGGTGCAGGTGGCCGAGACGGTCGCACGCGGCGATCTGAGCACGCGTATCGAAGTGCACGGCAACGACGAGGCGAGCCAGTTACTTGGGGCGCTGCGTCACATGAACGAGCGTCTGGTCGATCTCGTGGGTCGGGTGCGCACCGGTAGCGAGGGCATTGCAACGGCATCGGCGCAGATCGCGGCGGGCAACACGGATCTGAGCCAGCGGACCGAGGAGCAGGCCGCCTCACTGGAGGAAACGGCGGCGAGCATGGAACAGCTTACGGTCACCGTAAAGCAGAACGCCGACAACGCGACGCAAGGCAACTCGCTCGCCGACCTGGCCTCGCAAACGGCGACGCGAGGCGGCGAGGTGGTGAGCCGCGTGGTTGACACCATGCGCGAGATTGCCAACAGCTCCGAGCAGGTCGCGCAGATCATTTCCGTCATCGAGGGCATTGCATTCCAGACGAATATTCTCGCCCTGAATGCCGCGGTCGAAGCGGCACGCGCAGGCGAACAGGGTCGTGGTTTCGCCGTGGTGGCGGGCGAAGTCCGCACGCTCGCGCAGCGCAGCGCGACTGCGGCACGCGAGATCAAGGAGCTCATTACCGTGTCGGTAGAGCGAGTCAACAACGGCACGACGCTCGTGGACGATGCGGGGCGCACCATGGGCGAAATCGTTCAGTCGGTCAAGCGAGTTGCCGATCTGATGAACGAGATTTCGGCGGCGTCGGGCGAACAGCGCACCGGCATCGAGCAGGTCAATCAGGCCGTTACGCAGATGGATGAGGTCACGCAGCAGAACGCGGCGCTCGTGGAGGAAGCATCGGCGGCGGCGCAGTCGCTGTCCGCCCAGGCCAAGGAGTTGCGCGAACTCGTGTCGGTATTCAACATCGGTGCGGTGGCGCGCGCGGACGACGCGGTGACGGAGCCGATGGGTGCGGGCGCCACCGCCCCGCGCACGGCGCCTTCGAGGCCTTCCCTGTCGATGGTGCGTGCGCCTGCCCCCAAACGGAAGCCGGCGCGCCGCGAGCCCGTGCCGGCGACGGCAGACGGCGATTGGAGCGCCTTTTAGTCGTTCGAAGGCACGTGTGTGCGTGCCTGTCTCATCCCGGTTGCCGTTCACGTCGGGCGTCATTTGCCGATGTTGTGCGTTCGTCGTACGCCCGGCGTGCGGTCTCCACTTCATCCAGGTACTCCACCGTCCAGGCATACAGCGCCTTGAATGGCTTCTGAAGCTTGCGACCGAGCGCACTGATCTCGTACTCCACGGAAACGGGCGACGTCGCCAAGACATGTCGAGTCAGCAGCCCATTGCGCTCCAGACGGCGCAAACATTCCGTCAAAGCCTTCTGCGAAACCCCTTCCAGTCGCCGTCTGATTTC harbors:
- a CDS encoding TetR/AcrR family transcriptional regulator, with protein sequence MNADSAKLAAGERRTTRARIIAAAEPLFAQLSYDGVSLRNIAQHAGVPVGLVSYHFGGKLGVYQAIFELRTPAMVEQRKAGLALATMEENLERRLEMILKALMLPMLNLRATGNETHFGIIAAREINDPGAAERGIVQKMLDPLAIAFVEQLRIALPDRSEAEIHWLFQSALGVMVYVMVDVGRISRLSAGKADPDDVDSTLRHLLSLLLNGVTRK
- a CDS encoding cupin domain-containing protein; this encodes MSSKIRRVVSGHDARGRSTVLFDGYATTVKEMESMPGLLLTDLWETDTSPVDNSADVDAAARPVRLEPPANGSIFRMVEFPPDSAWRGNSDAEKAFLSIGAPSAHQRASGDPMMHKTDTIDYLVVVKGEIYAILDTGEVLLKPGDVFVQRGTVHSWSVRGNEPCLLAAILIDARPV
- a CDS encoding methyl-accepting chemotaxis protein, with the translated sequence MSFLTRIRIGTRLGAGFAIVLLLLGAIGGIGLLQATRIFEGTQVIGTNWLPSVETLGDLRDAAQEVRGTSLRMLLATDPAERASLRERHTQMIGQFAKTLDAYSKLVSSTEERRIFESISTAWAKYREEDTKAEELANSADGGAIDARASASTASTQSFQSVLDVINQDVALNREGSSAEVAAAKVAYQTAFAWAVGLIAVAIALGVAIALVTTRSITRPIARAVQVAETVARGDLSTRIEVHGNDEASQLLGALRHMNERLVDLVGRVRTGSEGIATASAQIAAGNTDLSQRTEEQAASLEETAASMEQLTVTVKQNADNATQGNSLADLASQTATRGGEVVSRVVDTMREIANSSEQVAQIISVIEGIAFQTNILALNAAVEAARAGEQGRGFAVVAGEVRTLAQRSATAAREIKELITVSVERVNNGTTLVDDAGRTMGEIVQSVKRVADLMNEISAASGEQRTGIEQVNQAVTQMDEVTQQNAALVEEASAAAQSLSAQAKELRELVSVFNIGAVARADDAVTEPMGAGATAPRTAPSRPSLSMVRAPAPKRKPARREPVPATADGDWSAF
- a CDS encoding winged helix-turn-helix transcriptional regulator, whose translation is MPIHEPQRFAVDCPSRILFDQIADKWSMMVLTVLDAQPLRFNEIRRRLEGVSQKALTECLRRLERNGLLTRHVLATSPVSVEYEISALGRKLQKPFKALYAWTVEYLDEVETARRAYDERTTSANDARRERQPG